The following coding sequences lie in one Rutidosis leptorrhynchoides isolate AG116_Rl617_1_P2 chromosome 4, CSIRO_AGI_Rlap_v1, whole genome shotgun sequence genomic window:
- the LOC139840285 gene encoding pentatricopeptide repeat-containing protein At2g33680, producing MTTAAPHYRSIFTQFLEYTQQKNIVNGKKLHAHIIKTGSTHCSYILNSLVNFYAKCHLLPEAHLAFKAIDNKDIVSWNSLINGYSQLGGRHNSVHVMQLFKNLLSEDHSVVIPDARTFAGAFTAASALMDSVGGKQVHTVAFKLGECEDVFVGSSLLNMYCKAGLVDDARKVFDEMPERNSISWATIISGYAMQRICVDALELFKRVVAEENQHVNEFVVTSVLSAFTSPEFVNIGSQIHCLGLKHGLLSHVSVGNAMVTMYSKCGSLDEADKAFEFSSNKNSITWSAMITGDASAIEEGKETHAYSIKLGFQHQIYIMTAVVDMYAKCGFLDDARKGFDNLQEPDIVLWTSMIGGYVQNGENESALDLFCRMRTEGIYPNELTMASVLKACSSLAMLEQGKQIHATSIKHGFGLEVPIGSALSNMYTKCGSLKDGDLVFTRMPSRDVVSWNSMISGLAQNGLGNEALELFNKMQIEGTKPDYVTFVNILTACSHMGLVEKGWDYFKMMSNEYGIIPRIDHYACMVDLLSRGGQLNEAKEFIESAPIDHGPCLWRILLSACRNYHNYEIGAYAGEKLMELGSQESSAYVQLSSIYKALGKSKDVERVREMMSQRGVSKEPGCSWIELKSHFHVFVVGDQLHPQVKEIRMEIYRLSKLMKDEGYHPNFDSNFADLEVWDATI from the exons ATGACAACCGCAGCTCCACATTATCGATCAATTTTCACCCAATTCTTGGAATACACCCAACAAAAAAACATCGTTAATGGTAAAAAGCTCCATGCTCACATCATCAAAACCGGGTCAACTCACTGCTCATACATCCTCAATTCACTCGTTAATTTCTACGCCAAATGCCATCTTTTACCCGAAGCTCATCTCGCATTCAAAGCTATCGACAACAAAGACATTGTTTCATGGAACTCATTAATCAACGGCTACTCTCAACTCGGCGGCCGTCACAATTCCGTTCATGTCATGCAATTGTTCAAGAATTTGTTGTCTGAAGATCATTCTGTTGTAATACCCGATGCGCGAACGTTTGCTGGTGCGTTTACTGCTGCATCCGCTTTGATGGATTCGGTTGGCGGGAAACAAGTTCACACGGTTGCATTTAAGTTGGGAGAATGTGAGGACGTGTTTGTTGGTAGCTCTTTGTTGAATATGTATTGTAAAGCTGGGTTGGTTGATGATGCAcgcaaggtgtttgatgaaatgcctgagAGAAATTCGATATCTTGGGCGACGATTATTTCTGGTTACGCAATGCAGAGGATTTGTGTTGATGCGTTGGAGCTTTTTAAAAGAGTGGTAGCTGAGGAAAATCAGCATGTTAATGAGTTTGTTGTGACAAGCGTTTTGAGTGCGTTTACTTCGCCGGAATTTGTTAACATTGGCTCACAAATTCATTGCCTTGGACTTAAACATGGGTTGTTGTCTCATGTATCTGTTGGTAATGCGATGGTTACAATGTATTCAAAATGTGGAAGCTTGGATGAGGCTGATAAGGCTTTTGAGTTTTCGAGTAATAAGAATTCGATCACATGGTCTGCAATGATTACCGG TGATGCTTCAGCTATCGAAGAGGGGAAGGAGACACATGCGTACTCGATAAAGTTAGGGTTTCAACATCAAATTTATATAATGACAGCTGTAGTCGATATGTATGCTAAATGCGGTTTCTTAGATGATGCTCGAAAGGGGTTTGATAATTTACAAGAACCTGATATCGTGTTGTGGACTTCAATGATTGGTGGGTATGTTCAAAATGGAGAAAACGAAAGTGCGTTGGACTTGTTTTGTAGAATGCGAACAGAAGGCATATATCCAAATGAGCTAACAATGGCAAGTGTTTTAAAAGCTTGTTCAAGTCTTGCTATGTTAGAACAAGGAAAACAGATACATGCCACTAGTATTAAACATGGATTTGGGCTCGAGGTCCCAATTGGAAGTGCACTCTCGAATATGTATACTAAATGTGGAAGCCTTAAAGATGGggatcttgtatttacaagaatgcCATCAAGGGATGTCGTTTCTTGGAACTCAATGATTTCGGGCCTGGCCCAAAATGGGCTAGGCAATGAAGCACTTGAATTGTTTAATAAAATGCAGATTGAGGGTACAAAACCGGACTATGTTACTTTTGTGAACATTTTAACTGCTTGTAGCCACATGGGATTGGTAGAAAAAGGGTGGGATTATTTTAAAATGATGTCGAATGAATATGGTATTATTCCTAGAATTGATCATTATGCATGTATGGTTGATCTTTTGAGTCGTGGTGGACAGCTCAATGAAGCTAAAGAATTTATTGAATCAGCGCCCATTGATCATGGTCCTTGCTTATGGCGTATATTATTAAGTGCTTGTAGGAATTATCATAACTATGAAATAGGAGCGTATGCTGGTGAGAAGTTAATGGAATTGGGGTCACAAGAATCTTCTGCATATGTACAATTATCTAGTATTTATAAGGCTCTTGGAAAATCAAAAGATGTTGAACGGGTTAGAGAAATGATGAGTCAGCGTGGGGTAAGTAAGGAGCCGGGGTGTAGCTGGATTGAGCTTAAGAGCCACTTTCATGTGTTTGTTGTTGGAGACCAGTTGCATCCACAAGTTAAAGAAATACGTATGGAGATATACAGGTTGAGTAAGCTAATGAAAGATGAAGGTTACCACCCTAATTTTGATTCAAATTTTGCAGATTTGGAAGTTTGGGATGCTACAATTTAG